In the Rhizobium sp. Pop5 genome, one interval contains:
- the nifH gene encoding nitrogenase iron protein, which produces MSDLRQIAFYGKGGIGKSTTSQNTLAALVDLGQKILIVGCDPKADSTRLILNAKAQDTVLHLAAQEGSVEDLELEDVLKAGYKGIKCVESGGPEPGVGCAGRGVITSINFLEENGAYDDVDYVSYDVLGDVVCGGFAMPIRENKAQEIYIVMSGEMMALYAANNIAKGILKYAHSGGVRLGGLICNERQTDRELDLSEALAARLNSKLIHFVPRDNIVQHAELRKMTVIQYAPDSKQAGEYRALAEKIHANSGQGTIPTPITMEELEDMLLDFGIMKSDEQMLAELQAKESAVVAAQ; this is translated from the coding sequence ATGTCAGATTTGCGTCAAATCGCATTTTACGGCAAAGGGGGGATCGGCAAGTCCACCACCTCCCAAAATACGCTCGCAGCGCTTGTCGACCTCGGGCAGAAGATCCTGATCGTCGGATGCGACCCGAAAGCCGACTCCACCCGGCTGATCCTGAACGCCAAAGCACAGGACACGGTTCTGCATCTGGCAGCGCAGGAAGGTTCGGTGGAAGACCTTGAGCTCGAGGACGTGCTCAAGGCCGGCTACAAAGGCATCAAGTGCGTGGAGTCCGGCGGTCCGGAACCGGGCGTCGGCTGCGCCGGGCGCGGCGTCATCACCTCGATCAATTTCCTTGAAGAGAACGGTGCATATGACGATGTCGACTACGTCTCCTATGACGTGCTCGGCGATGTGGTGTGCGGTGGCTTTGCGATGCCGATCCGTGAGAACAAGGCCCAGGAGATCTACATCGTGATGTCCGGCGAGATGATGGCGCTCTATGCCGCCAACAACATCGCCAAGGGCATCCTGAAATATGCCCATTCCGGCGGCGTGCGGCTCGGCGGCCTGATCTGTAACGAGCGCCAGACGGACCGCGAGCTCGACCTCTCCGAGGCGCTGGCTGCCAGGCTCAATTCCAAGCTCATCCACTTTGTGCCGCGTGACAACATCGTCCAGCACGCCGAGCTCAGGAAGATGACGGTGATCCAGTACGCGCCGGACTCCAAGCAGGCCGGGGAATATCGGGCGCTAGCCGAGAAGATCCATGCCAATTCGGGCCAAGGGACCATTCCGACCCCGATTACCATGGAAGAGCTCGAAGACATGCTGCTCGACTTCGGCATCATGAAGAGCGACGAGCAGATGCTGGCCGAACTACAGGCCAAGGAGTCAGCGGTGGTTGCGGCTCAATAA
- a CDS encoding IS110 family transposase, with protein MIASTIGLDLAKHNFHVHAVDADGSVIKTAALRRSEMIKFFQRARPCVVGVEACATAHYWARELMKLGHEVRLIPPSYVKPFVRRGAKNDAADAAAICEAVRRPDMRFVPVKSEANQSFLMLHRARGLLVRQRTMTVCAIRAHLAEFGIIFGQGRQRIETIMPMIEEVAASLPEHARYALTSLIGSVGELNKQIDGIETKLAEIGRSDPVSNLLSSIPGVGPITSTAIAATIPDARMFRSGREFAAWLGLTPRQNSSGGTTRLGGITKQGDAYLRHLLVIGARNIVRYPKARAKVGGAWIEALLQRRRPMIVAVAVANKLARIIWAMMTSGEMFREARVKTA; from the coding sequence ATGATCGCCAGCACGATAGGCCTTGATCTGGCCAAACATAACTTTCACGTCCATGCGGTGGATGCCGACGGTTCAGTGATCAAAACCGCGGCGCTCCGGCGAAGCGAGATGATCAAGTTCTTTCAGCGTGCAAGGCCATGCGTTGTTGGTGTCGAAGCTTGTGCCACGGCGCACTACTGGGCTCGGGAGCTGATGAAGCTCGGTCACGAGGTTAGGTTGATACCGCCTTCGTATGTGAAGCCGTTTGTACGGCGCGGCGCGAAGAATGACGCCGCGGACGCTGCAGCCATCTGTGAGGCTGTTCGGCGACCCGATATGCGCTTCGTTCCGGTAAAGTCTGAGGCTAACCAGAGCTTCCTGATGCTACATCGAGCTAGAGGTCTGCTGGTACGGCAACGGACCATGACGGTATGTGCGATCCGCGCTCATCTCGCCGAATTCGGAATCATCTTCGGCCAAGGTCGACAACGCATCGAGACCATAATGCCGATGATAGAGGAAGTTGCGGCCTCGTTGCCAGAACATGCTCGGTATGCGTTGACCAGCTTGATCGGATCTGTTGGCGAGTTGAACAAGCAGATCGACGGGATTGAGACGAAGCTAGCGGAAATCGGTCGTTCAGATCCGGTCTCAAATCTGCTTTCGTCGATCCCAGGGGTCGGCCCAATCACGTCTACGGCCATCGCCGCCACCATTCCGGACGCTAGGATGTTCCGCTCCGGTCGAGAGTTTGCAGCTTGGCTGGGCCTGACGCCGCGTCAAAACTCCAGTGGCGGCACCACTCGATTGGGAGGGATTACGAAACAAGGAGATGCCTACCTGCGTCATCTGCTCGTAATCGGCGCCAGGAATATAGTTCGGTATCCGAAAGCTCGAGCGAAGGTCGGGGGAGCTTGGATCGAAGCTTTACTACAACGACGACGTCCTATGATTGTGGCCGTCGCCGTGGCTAACAAACTTGCTCGGATCATCTGGGCGATGATGACAAGTGGAGAGATGTTCAGGGAGGCACGCGTCAAGACAGCATAG
- a CDS encoding cytochrome P450 has translation MFDFNRLQNPHLPLGQGPHLCLGAALARLELGSVFPPPFVRPEDLALAIAAEGVVYTLP, from the coding sequence ATGTTCGATTTCAACCGGCTGCAAAACCCGCACCTGCCGCTCGGCCAGGGGCCGCATCTGTGCCTGGGCGCTGCGCTGGCGCGCCTGGAATTGGGAAGTGTCTTCCCCCCGCCGTTCGTGCGGCCGGAGGATCTGGCGCTGGCAATCGCCGCAGAGGGCGTGGTCTACACGTTGCCTTAA
- a CDS encoding SDR family oxidoreductase — protein sequence MERFKGKVAVVTGAGAGIGKACALAIAREGGRVVVADIDGPAAIACTAQIAAEAGQALAVAMDIADAQAVAELFKTAKRRFGGVDVLVNNASAMHLTPHDRAILDLDVAVWDQTMATNLRGTLLCCRQAIPQMIGRGGGAIVNMSSCQGLSGDTALTSYAASKAAMNMLSASLATQYGHAKIRCNAVAPGLVMTERLFAKLDECMQRHLHRHQLLPHVGRPEDVAALVAFLLSEEAAFITGQVVCIDGGMLAHVPTYADGGNSAARPAGDAAEAAAASHW from the coding sequence ATGGAACGATTTAAAGGCAAGGTGGCCGTGGTGACCGGCGCCGGCGCCGGGATCGGCAAGGCATGCGCCCTCGCCATCGCGCGCGAGGGCGGCAGAGTGGTGGTGGCCGACATTGATGGCCCCGCTGCCATCGCCTGCACCGCACAGATCGCAGCCGAAGCGGGCCAAGCGCTGGCCGTGGCCATGGACATCGCAGATGCGCAGGCGGTGGCAGAGCTGTTCAAAACGGCGAAGCGGCGCTTCGGTGGGGTCGACGTGCTTGTGAACAATGCGAGCGCCATGCATTTGACTCCGCACGACCGCGCGATCCTCGACCTGGACGTGGCGGTCTGGGACCAGACCATGGCGACCAATTTGCGCGGCACGCTCCTTTGCTGCCGGCAGGCCATCCCACAAATGATCGGCCGTGGTGGTGGCGCGATCGTGAACATGTCATCGTGCCAAGGGCTCAGCGGCGACACCGCACTGACGTCATACGCCGCGTCGAAGGCCGCAATGAACATGCTGTCGGCCTCGCTTGCCACCCAATACGGACACGCGAAGATCCGCTGCAACGCGGTTGCGCCAGGTCTTGTCATGACCGAACGTCTCTTCGCCAAGCTGGACGAGTGCATGCAACGGCATCTACACCGGCACCAGCTCCTGCCGCACGTCGGCCGCCCCGAGGACGTAGCCGCGCTGGTCGCGTTCCTGCTCTCGGAGGAGGCTGCGTTCATCACCGGCCAGGTGGTGTGTATCGACGGCGGCATGTTGGCGCATGTTCCAACCTACGCCGACGGTGGCAACAGCGCGGCTCGGCCGGCCGGTGACGCCGCCGA
- a CDS encoding transcriptional regulator has protein sequence MKKVQRSFAVEYKNGRRKLDARSNSIWGNVDLKSVARDLEEEALPFLSGSSQSGKPDSEMSLPEQDQAEQLLTAPLGPSTTASDTQEMSMADETNTTTKVDGQTVVETPNAPKKQRKPRAKKVAALETALADATAEPAAALAGDGGVKRRGRKTKAIEATASAKRAPVHRAPKAVQAAPAAPMTASDEMADLLQLEEENQRLRKLLAEKLRAENEDLRKRLKLD, from the coding sequence TTGAAAAAAGTGCAACGCAGTTTTGCCGTCGAGTACAAGAACGGCAGGCGAAAACTTGATGCCAGATCGAACTCGATCTGGGGCAATGTGGATCTAAAGTCAGTCGCGCGCGATCTAGAGGAAGAGGCATTGCCTTTTCTGTCAGGTAGCTCTCAGAGTGGCAAACCCGACAGCGAAATGTCTTTGCCGGAACAAGATCAGGCCGAGCAGTTGTTGACAGCGCCTCTCGGGCCGTCGACAACTGCATCAGATACACAGGAGATGAGCATGGCCGACGAGACTAATACGACAACCAAGGTCGATGGACAGACCGTTGTCGAAACGCCTAATGCGCCGAAGAAACAGCGCAAACCGCGCGCCAAAAAAGTCGCGGCACTCGAGACCGCGTTAGCTGACGCTACGGCAGAGCCGGCAGCTGCGCTGGCCGGGGACGGTGGTGTGAAGAGGAGAGGGCGCAAGACAAAGGCTATCGAAGCCACGGCGAGCGCCAAACGCGCACCTGTGCACCGTGCTCCAAAGGCTGTGCAGGCAGCGCCGGCTGCCCCGATGACGGCGAGCGATGAAATGGCAGACCTTTTGCAGTTGGAAGAGGAAAATCAGCGGCTGCGCAAGCTTCTTGCTGAAAAACTTCGCGCTGAAAATGAAGATCTGCGCAAACGGCTCAAGCTCGATTGA
- a CDS encoding cytochrome P450: MSEQSLPTLPMWRVDHIEPSPEMLALRAKGPIHRVRLPSGHECWWVTGYDEAKAVLSDAAFLPAGMPPADFTPDSVILGSPGWLVSHEGDEHARLRTIVAPAFSNSRVKLLTQQVEAITVQLFDTLAVQPQPADLRRHLSFPLPAKVISALMGVPFEEHAFFAGLSDEVMTHQHESGPRSASGLAWEELRAYIHGKIRGKRQDPGDNLLTDLLAAVDQGKATEEEAIGLAAGVLVAGHESTVAQIEFGLLAMFRHPQQRERLVRDPSLVDKAVEEILRMYSPGAGWDGIMRYPRTDVTIAGVHIPAESKVLVGLPATSFDPCHFKDPEVFDIGRDANPHLAFSYGQHNCIGAALARLELKAIFGSIFQRFPALRLAVAPEELKLRKEIITGGFEEMPVLWCGRPPASQSSHLAAPGAHRSDQPLDR, from the coding sequence ATGTCCGAACAATCCTTGCCGACGCTGCCGATGTGGCGGGTCGATCACATCGAGCCCTCGCCCGAGATGTTAGCGCTACGCGCCAAAGGTCCGATCCACCGCGTGCGCCTTCCGTCCGGGCACGAATGCTGGTGGGTGACAGGCTATGACGAGGCCAAGGCGGTGCTGTCTGACGCGGCATTCCTGCCCGCGGGAATGCCTCCGGCGGATTTCACCCCCGATTCGGTCATTCTCGGTTCGCCGGGATGGCTGGTCTCGCACGAAGGGGACGAGCATGCTCGGTTACGCACGATCGTGGCGCCGGCCTTCAGCAACAGCAGGGTGAAGCTGCTTACGCAGCAGGTCGAGGCGATCACCGTGCAGTTGTTCGATACGCTGGCGGTTCAGCCCCAGCCCGCAGACTTGCGACGCCATCTCTCCTTTCCGCTTCCGGCCAAGGTAATCAGCGCGCTGATGGGCGTGCCCTTCGAGGAACACGCCTTTTTCGCAGGGCTCTCCGACGAGGTGATGACGCACCAGCATGAAAGCGGCCCGCGCAGCGCGTCCGGCCTGGCCTGGGAAGAGCTCCGCGCCTACATCCACGGCAAAATACGGGGCAAGCGACAGGATCCGGGCGATAACCTGCTGACGGATCTGCTAGCCGCGGTCGACCAGGGCAAAGCGACCGAGGAAGAGGCGATCGGCCTCGCGGCGGGCGTGCTGGTGGCGGGGCACGAGAGCACCGTCGCGCAGATCGAATTCGGCCTGCTGGCCATGTTTCGCCATCCGCAACAGCGCGAACGCCTGGTCCGCGATCCTTCCCTGGTTGACAAGGCGGTGGAAGAAATACTGCGCATGTATTCGCCTGGCGCGGGGTGGGACGGCATCATGCGCTATCCCCGGACCGACGTTACCATCGCGGGCGTGCATATACCCGCGGAGAGCAAAGTACTGGTCGGCCTGCCGGCGACCTCGTTTGATCCGTGCCATTTCAAAGACCCGGAAGTCTTCGACATCGGACGCGACGCAAATCCCCACCTGGCGTTCTCCTACGGGCAGCACAATTGCATCGGGGCGGCGCTGGCGAGGCTGGAACTGAAGGCCATATTCGGTTCGATCTTCCAGCGCTTTCCCGCGTTGCGCCTGGCCGTGGCGCCCGAAGAACTGAAGTTGCGCAAGGAGATCATCACCGGCGGGTTCGAGGAGATGCCGGTGCTCTGGTGCGGACGCCCCCCGGCATCGCAATCTTCTCATTTGGCGGCGCCTGGCGCGCACCGGTCAGATCAGCCACTCGACAGGTAA
- the hemN gene encoding oxygen-independent coproporphyrinogen III oxidase yields the protein MRAPSSIFVPNTNSGVQLPWYTIYPTIQEFSSEIGAHTYEQWLRSQGTDDAVSLYLHIPFCRSMCWYCGFPTSITRRDTLITNYLAMLREEIRLVAEQVPQALSVGDVHFGGGSPTIMPSADFLSLMELLRGRFAIERGATIAVEVDPRTFTTDMAEALERTGVNRASVGVQSFDPVVQKAINRIQSEAQVMTAVENLRLYGVRRINFDLMFGLPNQTVQSCLESAMLAIAMRPDRLAVFGYSHVPSFRKNQRLIDTAALPDIAARAEQASAMADTLVAAGYLQIGLDHFALPDDELAIAQRAGRLRRNSLGYSAETCSTVIGLGASAIGRCGDGYVQNDLTQSCYNRHIASGRLAISRGYRLTTEDRVRAAIIEQLMCYLEADISAICTAQGFDQTHLVSSAKQLEILAEDGIVEFDNGLVRVRHERRSALRHVAAAFDAYLGRQPI from the coding sequence TTGCGCGCACCGTCGTCGATTTTCGTTCCGAACACAAATAGCGGGGTGCAGTTGCCTTGGTATACTATCTACCCAACAATACAGGAGTTTTCTTCAGAAATCGGCGCCCACACTTATGAGCAATGGCTGAGAAGCCAGGGAACTGATGACGCTGTCTCGCTCTATCTCCACATTCCATTCTGCCGCTCGATGTGCTGGTATTGTGGTTTTCCGACTAGCATCACTCGTCGGGACACTTTGATAACCAATTATCTAGCAATGCTGCGCGAGGAAATCCGCCTGGTCGCCGAGCAAGTGCCGCAGGCACTCTCAGTGGGTGACGTGCACTTTGGCGGCGGATCCCCGACCATTATGCCATCGGCAGACTTCCTGTCGCTAATGGAACTCCTGCGCGGCCGTTTTGCGATTGAGCGAGGTGCAACCATTGCCGTTGAGGTCGACCCGCGCACGTTCACCACCGATATGGCCGAAGCCCTAGAAAGGACCGGTGTGAATCGCGCAAGCGTCGGTGTGCAGAGCTTCGATCCCGTCGTACAAAAAGCGATCAACCGGATTCAGAGCGAGGCGCAAGTGATGACCGCCGTCGAAAACCTCCGCCTGTATGGGGTCAGGCGTATCAATTTCGACTTGATGTTCGGTTTGCCGAACCAAACCGTCCAGTCCTGTCTCGAGAGCGCTATGTTAGCTATTGCGATGCGTCCCGACCGCCTCGCGGTTTTCGGTTATTCCCACGTTCCATCTTTTCGAAAAAATCAGCGCTTGATTGACACAGCAGCACTGCCCGATATAGCCGCGCGAGCTGAGCAGGCCTCAGCCATGGCCGATACGTTAGTTGCAGCAGGCTATCTGCAAATTGGTCTCGACCATTTTGCTTTGCCGGATGACGAGCTTGCAATAGCACAGAGAGCTGGTCGTCTGCGCCGAAATTCGCTTGGTTACTCTGCCGAAACCTGCTCAACTGTCATCGGTTTGGGCGCGTCCGCCATTGGTCGTTGCGGCGACGGTTACGTTCAAAACGATCTCACGCAAAGCTGTTATAACCGGCACATAGCATCCGGCCGCTTGGCGATCTCAAGGGGCTACCGTTTAACTACCGAGGATCGCGTAAGAGCTGCAATCATCGAACAGCTCATGTGCTACTTGGAGGCGGACATATCAGCAATCTGTACGGCTCAGGGATTTGATCAGACCCATCTAGTGAGTTCAGCTAAGCAGCTAGAGATTCTGGCTGAGGATGGGATCGTTGAGTTTGACAACGGTTTAGTCCGTGTGCGGCACGAACGTCGCTCTGCCCTTCGCCATGTCGCTGCCGCGTTCGATGCTTATCTTGGCCGCCAGCCGATCTAG
- a CDS encoding nitrogen fixation protein NifQ yields the protein MPNVHHIGVSTVAVPAADAARQTGIAVDHCDDCQTRYFSRPCQMGLKLYFDDYVLFRVFSRALEEIEMGIATATEATGLSLRELRDIPARSFPARLIRAFALQEASDCVPDAEEQLLRDMLLGHVRPGDPEGVRFAKIIARRSMREDHLWRDLGLLDKAELRRLLFAHFPALVAGNTNNMRWKKYFYRKICEAEGFSLCSAPSCKECGDFNECFLPEESGSLSGAAEFVGREILKT from the coding sequence ATGCCAAATGTGCATCACATCGGGGTCTCGACGGTGGCGGTGCCAGCTGCGGACGCCGCACGTCAAACCGGCATAGCCGTCGACCACTGCGACGATTGCCAAACACGCTATTTCAGCCGACCATGCCAGATGGGTCTCAAGTTATATTTTGATGACTATGTGCTCTTCCGCGTTTTTTCGCGCGCACTTGAAGAAATTGAGATGGGGATTGCCACCGCGACCGAGGCAACCGGCCTTTCGCTTAGGGAGCTGCGGGATATACCAGCCCGCAGTTTCCCGGCAAGGCTTATCCGCGCTTTTGCCCTGCAAGAGGCGAGTGATTGCGTGCCTGATGCGGAGGAGCAACTGTTGCGCGATATGCTCCTAGGGCATGTGCGGCCAGGCGACCCTGAGGGCGTGCGTTTTGCTAAGATCATTGCGCGACGTTCCATGCGCGAAGACCACCTCTGGCGGGATCTCGGCTTGCTTGACAAAGCCGAACTTAGGAGATTGCTGTTCGCGCATTTTCCGGCGCTGGTGGCAGGCAACACCAACAACATGAGGTGGAAGAAGTATTTTTACCGCAAGATTTGCGAAGCTGAAGGCTTTTCCCTTTGTAGCGCTCCCAGCTGCAAGGAATGCGGCGATTTTAATGAATGCTTTCTCCCTGAGGAAAGCGGAAGTCTTTCTGGAGCGGCAGAGTTCGTCGGGCGCGAGATCTTGAAAACGTGA
- a CDS encoding cytochrome P450, whose protein sequence is MDVQDTTAACHDAFAELASPACIQDPYPFMRWLRGHDPVHRAASGLFLLSRHADIYWAFKATGDAFRGPAPSELARYFPRAASSLSLNLLASTLAMKEPPTHTRLRRLISRDFTVGQIDNLRPSIARIVAARLDGMAPALERGEAVDLHREFALALPMLVFAELFGMPQDDVFELSAIVSAILEGLSPHASDPQLAAADVASARVKAYFGDLILRKRADPRRDIVSTLVGAHTDDADTLSDAELISMLWGMLLGGFATTAATIDHAVLAMLAYPEERHWLQGDAAGVEAFVEEVLRCEAPAMFSSIPRIAQRDIELHGVVIPKDADVRVLIAAGNRDPDAFADPDRFDPVRFYGTRPGMSSDGKIMLSFGHGIHFCLGAQLARVQLAESLPQIQARFPTLALAEQPTREPSAFLRTFRALPVRLHAQAAAEVRVVVDQDLCGTTGQCVLTLPGTFRQREPDGVAEVCMATVPQALHAAVRLAASQCPVAAIRVIESEAGDDHCTNPGPTPSPADAERHAAKDLRNPGEHDGTI, encoded by the coding sequence ATGGACGTGCAAGACACCACGGCAGCATGCCACGACGCCTTCGCCGAGCTGGCGTCGCCAGCATGCATCCAAGACCCGTACCCGTTCATGCGGTGGTTGCGAGGGCACGATCCGGTGCACCGCGCGGCGTCGGGCCTCTTTCTGTTGAGCCGCCACGCCGACATCTACTGGGCGTTCAAGGCTACGGGCGATGCGTTTCGGGGGCCGGCGCCATCCGAACTGGCGCGCTATTTCCCGCGTGCGGCGAGCAGCCTGTCGCTCAATCTGCTGGCGTCTACGCTAGCCATGAAGGAACCACCGACGCATACGCGTCTGCGCCGGCTGATTTCGCGCGATTTCACCGTGGGCCAGATCGACAACCTGCGGCCGAGCATCGCGCGCATCGTCGCAGCTCGCCTGGATGGCATGGCGCCCGCACTGGAGCGAGGAGAGGCGGTGGACCTGCATCGGGAATTCGCACTGGCCTTGCCCATGCTTGTCTTCGCTGAATTGTTCGGCATGCCCCAAGACGACGTTTTCGAGCTCTCAGCGATCGTCAGCGCCATTCTAGAAGGCCTGAGCCCGCACGCCAGCGATCCACAGCTCGCCGCGGCGGACGTGGCCAGCGCCAGGGTGAAGGCCTATTTCGGCGACCTCATACTGCGCAAGCGCGCCGATCCCCGCCGCGACATCGTGTCGACACTGGTCGGCGCACACACCGACGACGCCGATACGCTCTCGGACGCGGAGTTGATCAGCATGCTGTGGGGCATGTTGCTGGGCGGCTTCGCCACCACTGCTGCGACTATCGACCATGCGGTGCTGGCGATGCTGGCCTACCCCGAGGAGCGGCACTGGCTGCAGGGAGACGCCGCAGGGGTGGAGGCATTTGTAGAAGAAGTACTGCGCTGCGAGGCGCCCGCCATGTTCAGCTCCATTCCGCGTATCGCCCAGCGCGACATCGAACTGCATGGCGTGGTGATCCCGAAGGACGCGGACGTGCGCGTGCTGATCGCGGCCGGCAATCGCGACCCGGACGCTTTCGCTGATCCCGACCGCTTCGATCCGGTGCGGTTCTACGGCACCAGGCCTGGCATGTCGAGCGACGGAAAGATTATGCTGAGCTTCGGCCACGGCATCCACTTCTGCCTAGGTGCTCAACTCGCCAGGGTGCAACTGGCCGAGAGCCTGCCGCAGATCCAGGCTCGCTTCCCCACGTTGGCCTTGGCCGAGCAGCCGACCCGGGAGCCCTCAGCGTTCCTTAGGACGTTCCGCGCGCTGCCGGTGCGGCTGCACGCGCAGGCGGCGGCTGAGGTTCGCGTCGTGGTCGACCAGGACCTGTGCGGAACCACTGGTCAGTGCGTGTTGACGCTGCCGGGCACCTTTCGTCAGCGCGAGCCGGACGGCGTGGCGGAAGTGTGCATGGCGACGGTCCCGCAGGCGCTGCACGCCGCCGTGCGCCTAGCAGCCAGCCAGTGCCCGGTCGCGGCCATTCGGGTGATCGAAAGCGAAGCCGGCGATGACCATTGCACCAACCCCGGCCCTACGCCCTCTCCGGCAGACGCTGAGCGACATGCAGCGAAAGACCTACGCAATCCAGGAGAACATGATGGAACGATTTAA
- a CDS encoding cupin domain-containing protein has product MKVISIATALFALACPANAFENKAVAATLILRTDRTIAGQPIIVPRKDVEVIASIYEIAPGATLPIHQHRYQRYGYVLSGEITVTNTESGKESIFTAGDFVVESRGIWHKGANNGTEPVKLLVIDQVERGSENVLPQK; this is encoded by the coding sequence ATGAAGGTCATCTCAATCGCCACGGCGCTCTTTGCTCTGGCGTGTCCCGCGAACGCGTTCGAAAACAAAGCGGTCGCGGCTACGCTTATCTTAAGGACCGATCGTACGATTGCCGGTCAGCCCATCATCGTTCCACGGAAGGACGTCGAGGTCATCGCTTCGATTTATGAGATTGCGCCCGGTGCGACGTTACCAATTCATCAGCATCGCTATCAGCGCTATGGCTATGTGCTTTCCGGGGAAATCACGGTCACCAATACAGAATCTGGGAAAGAAAGCATTTTCACGGCAGGGGATTTTGTCGTCGAGTCCCGGGGGATATGGCATAAAGGGGCGAACAACGGCACCGAGCCGGTAAAGCTGCTCGTGATCGATCAGGTGGAAAGGGGCAGTGAGAATGTTCTGCCGCAAAAATAA